The Sesamum indicum cultivar Zhongzhi No. 13 linkage group LG6, S_indicum_v1.0, whole genome shotgun sequence genome has a segment encoding these proteins:
- the LOC105165516 gene encoding polyphenol oxidase I, chloroplastic-like — protein MASSHLPCATTISATLPLPSAQPLFAKPSHFLTHAKRSPRLQVSCATAPNKNDSVDDTPQGKVDRRNMLLGLGGLYGATNLVSTPGASANPIQPPELDKCGVATNAANQKPVEFSCCPPVTQRIIDYKLPPVFQMKIRPSAHRVSPEYIFKYNMAIDRMKRLPQDDPRNFLQQANIHCAYCNGAYDQPGQGTLDLQVHESWLFFPFHRWYLYFYERILGKLIGDPTFALPFWNWDNPKGMTMPPMFVDPRSALYDEKRDPASLPPAVVDLGNTQVTDPLQLVANNLTIMYSEMIRVNANVYDFMGQPLREGGKPKGGGSSERGSHTSVHIWVGDPNQPTREDLGNFYSAGRDPLFYCHHANVDRMWTLWQYFLPSNKVPDKRITDPDFLNAAFLFYDENAQLVRVTVKDCLDNLRMGYDFERIDLPWLDYRPPRQTAKAKVLRTSSTAPKASTLFPLNLDKVVRFQVDKTKKGKADELLVLENITVDTTKFLKFDVFVNDEDDNATELDKAAYLGTYAQVPHKTPNKTATSTIRMKLTELYDDMDISDDDSIVVTLVPRHQGPGVTIGGIKIIENPSDN, from the coding sequence ATGGCATCTTCTCATCTTCCCTGCGCCACCACTATCTCCGCCACCCTTCCTCTTCCCTCTGCCCAGCCTCTCTTTGCGAAGCCATCACATTTCCTCACCCATGCAAAGCGCAGCCCCCGTCTCCAGGTTTCTTGCGCCACCGCCCCAAACAAAAACGACTCCGTCGATGACACTCCCCAGGGGAAGGTCGACAGGAGGAACATGCTTCTTGGTTTAGGCGGCCTGTACGGTGCAACCAACCTGGTTTCCACTCCGGGGGCCTCCGCAAATCCCATACAACCGCCGGAGCTGGACAAGTGTGGCGTTGCTACAAACGCCGCGAACCAGAAACCTGTAGAGTTCAGTTGTTGCCCCCCGGTTACTCAAAGAATCATTGATTATAAGCTTCCCCCTGTTTTCCAGATGAAAATCAGGCCATCTGCTCATAGGGTTTCCCCTGAATACATATTCAAGTACAACATGGCCATAGATCGGATGAAACGTCTGCCACAAGACGACCCACGTAATTTCCTACAGCAGGCTAATATTCACTGTGCTTACTGCAATGGCGCTTATGACCAGCCGGGACAGGGCACGCTGGACCTTCAAGTCCACGAATCTTGGCTTTTCTTCCCTTTCCACAGATGGTACCTCTATTTCTACGAGAGGATCTTGGGGAAATTGATTGGTGATCCCACTTTCGCCTTGCCATTTTGGAACTGGGACAATCCTAAGGGCATGACCATGCCGCCCATGTTCGTGGATCCTAGGTCCGCTCTCTATGACGAAAAGCGAGACCCTGCCAGCCTCCCGCCCGCCGTGGTGGATCTTGGAAACACCCAAGTCACTGACCCGCTTCAGTTGGTGGCCAATAACCTTACCATTATGTACAGTGAGATGATTCGTGTTAACGCAAACGTCTATGACTTCATGGGGCAGCCTCTCCGCGAAGGCGGCAAACCTAAAGGTGGCGGATCCTCTGAACGTGGATCTCACACATCTGTTCATATCTGGGTTGGAGATCCGAACCAGCCCACCCGCGAGGACTTGGGGAACTTCTACTCGGCAGGTCGGGACCCGTTGTTTTACTGCCACCACGCTAATGTGGACCGCATGTGGACATTGTGGCAATATTTCTTGCCCAGCAACAAAGTCCCGGACAAGAGGATTACTGACCCTGATTTCCTCAACGCTGCCTTCTTGTTCTACGATGAGAATGCTCAGCTCGTGCGCGTCACTGTCAAGGACTGTTTGGATAACCTGAGAATGGGATATGATTTCGAAAGAATCGACCTGCCGTGGCTGGACTACAGACCTCCGCGGCAGACGGCCAAGGCCAAGGTCCTTAGAACGAGCAGTACTGCCCCGAAGGCCTCCACCCTGTTCCCTCTGAATCTTGACAAAGTTGTCCGCTTCCAAGTCGACAAAACAAAGAAGGGCAAAGCCGACGAGTTGCTGGTGCTGGAAAACATAACAGTCGATACAACGAAGTTCCTTAAGTTCGATGTTTTCGTGAACGATGAGGACGACAACGCCACCGAGCTCGACAAGGCGGCATACCTTGGGACGTACGCTCAGGTGCCACACAAAACCCCCAACAAAACCGCCACGAGCACCATCAGGATGAAGCTGACGGAACTTTACGACGACATGGATATCAGCGACGATGACAGCATTGTGGTAACGCTGGTTCCCAGGCATCAGGGGCCCGGCGTTACTATTGGTGGTATCAAGATCATTGAGAATCCGTCAGACAACTAA